One Lysinibacillus sp. OF-1 DNA segment encodes these proteins:
- the ccsB gene encoding c-type cytochrome biogenesis protein CcsB, producing the protein MNQESLLSISSNALFIAFILLLIAIVPLGLAVKSKRKMFGRLGLLLTSVAFALQLVYFVVRWVAVDHAPVSNMYEFMTFFGIMLTGSYLIIHFLYKQLVVGLFTIPVSLIILGYGSVFAKEVSPLVPSLQSHWLTIHVMTVAFSSAILSVSFATGLIYLLRTLDVSKKSISTYSLEFVLYCLVVVIGFIGVSTVFSVAAEEVQVQFDNSQGQQEKATYSMMPLIVNKGAVTKNGEGIGIVEITNKIDAKKLNSIVWAFIVGTILYGVIRLITRKSISAVLKPWTSRVQPQLMDEISYRAVVIGFPLFALGGLLFAMIWAQIAWSRYWGWDPKEVWALITFLFYAAFLHFRLSKGWEGEKTAWLAIIGFGIIVFNQVFVNLVIAGLHSYA; encoded by the coding sequence TTGAATCAAGAAAGCTTATTATCCATTAGTAGCAATGCTTTATTTATTGCCTTTATTCTCTTGCTTATAGCAATTGTGCCATTAGGGCTTGCTGTCAAATCCAAGAGGAAAATGTTCGGCAGGCTAGGTCTGCTTCTCACTTCTGTAGCCTTTGCCTTACAGCTTGTGTACTTTGTTGTGAGGTGGGTGGCGGTGGACCACGCACCCGTGAGTAATATGTATGAATTTATGACATTCTTTGGCATTATGCTCACAGGAAGTTATTTGATTATCCATTTTTTATATAAGCAGCTCGTCGTCGGCTTATTTACCATTCCTGTGTCATTAATCATCCTTGGTTATGGAAGCGTTTTCGCAAAGGAGGTATCACCGCTTGTGCCATCCCTACAAAGTCACTGGTTAACGATTCATGTGATGACGGTAGCTTTTTCCAGTGCCATTTTATCGGTCTCCTTTGCCACAGGTTTGATTTATTTACTAAGAACGTTGGATGTTTCTAAAAAATCCATCAGTACATATAGTTTAGAATTTGTCTTGTATTGTTTAGTTGTCGTAATTGGCTTTATTGGTGTATCAACGGTTTTCAGCGTTGCCGCAGAAGAGGTGCAAGTTCAATTTGACAATTCACAAGGACAGCAAGAAAAAGCCACCTACTCCATGATGCCCTTGATTGTTAACAAGGGTGCGGTCACAAAAAATGGTGAAGGAATAGGCATAGTAGAAATAACGAATAAAATAGATGCCAAGAAATTAAATTCAATTGTCTGGGCATTTATCGTCGGCACGATTTTATATGGTGTGATTCGATTGATTACAAGAAAATCGATCAGTGCCGTATTAAAACCATGGACAAGCCGTGTCCAGCCACAATTAATGGACGAAATATCCTATCGCGCTGTCGTCATCGGCTTCCCATTATTTGCATTAGGTGGTCTTTTATTCGCCATGATCTGGGCCCAAATTGCCTGGAGTCGCTATTGGGGCTGGGACCCTAAAGAGGTTTGGGCATTGATTACATTTTTGTTCTACGCAGCCTTTCTTCATTTCCGCCTATCCAAAGGCTGGGAAGGGGAGAAAACGGCTTGGTTAGCCATTATCGGCTTCGGCATTATTGTGTTCAACCAAGTGTTTGTCAATTTAGTGATTGCCGGCTTACATTCTTATGCGTAG
- a CDS encoding cold-shock protein: MTQGTVKWFNAEKGFGFIAVEGGNDVFVHFSAIQTDGFKTLEEGQKVEFGVEEGSRGPQATNVVKL; this comes from the coding sequence ATGACACAAGGTACAGTAAAATGGTTTAACGCAGAAAAAGGTTTTGGCTTCATCGCAGTTGAAGGTGGCAATGATGTATTCGTACATTTCTCAGCGATTCAAACAGATGGCTTCAAAACTTTAGAAGAGGGCCAAAAAGTTGAATTCGGAGTAGAAGAAGGCAGCCGCGGACCTCAAGCAACGAATGTAGTGAAACTATAA
- a CDS encoding response regulator transcription factor produces MMNILIIDDHPVVLDGTKTLLQDLANVQIKTEQDSAAVLPRMETESFQLFLIDINMKPINGIQLSEMIRKKQPEALIILYTGYELSDYYELLIEKKIDGLLSKLATKEQVIQTIQAALRGEILLAADFLDFVQQRANLPNVQQEVLLSDKEQEILQLVAQGCTNKAIASAIGVTQRTVENYLSKLFVKLSVESRAEAVIVAKEKAWID; encoded by the coding sequence ATGATGAACATACTTATTATAGATGACCATCCTGTCGTTTTAGATGGTACGAAAACATTGCTACAGGATTTAGCCAATGTTCAAATCAAAACGGAGCAGGATAGTGCCGCCGTTTTACCAAGAATGGAGACGGAAAGTTTTCAATTATTTCTTATCGATATTAACATGAAGCCTATTAATGGCATTCAACTATCAGAAATGATTAGGAAAAAGCAACCTGAGGCACTTATTATTCTTTATACAGGCTACGAGCTTTCTGATTACTATGAGCTGTTAATTGAAAAAAAGATTGATGGTCTATTATCAAAATTGGCGACAAAAGAGCAGGTCATCCAAACGATTCAGGCAGCGCTAAGAGGCGAAATATTACTGGCAGCTGATTTCTTAGACTTTGTCCAGCAACGAGCCAACCTACCTAATGTTCAACAGGAGGTATTACTGAGCGACAAAGAACAGGAAATTTTACAGCTCGTTGCCCAAGGCTGTACAAATAAAGCCATCGCCTCTGCTATCGGTGTCACCCAGCGCACTGTAGAAAATTATTTATCAAAGCTATTTGTGAAACTAAGTGTAGAATCACGCGCAGAGGCTGTGATTGTTGCCAAAGAAAAAGCATGGATAGATTAG
- a CDS encoding ATP-binding protein, whose protein sequence is MKKWTYFIFLTYLILGIYVLGVTIKTPFISLTLDTTNGQPVIIDSYYPHWAAQKNIEKGDIVVAIDGQPAMENRFVQLYAIIRSANTLTIQKSDGTIESIAVKHSDMPEELYLQILFPIFYFLLAFSVALYVWRRNQDNIPTFLLVLFLLTCSMGYISTGASARGNLIGMITIGISIVLCLVLFIHFLQHFFRYLQIRWTYPHSKWLYVLPFIILGCSLIESYVPALREIMPILNLSLFAVLVLYAIYILLTSYLRTKLAKIRLIAIAFIVPFLPFLLFFVTPEILGHRPLLHAEIAALFLLFIPFSFLFIQVNERLFDIEYQLSRLRYYSTLAFFSALLSTAGIALLFLGQLSIVHVTSIFLLIFMVIIASFYIKERIDFKYRKIIFSSTGNYVHNLYAAVQRMGKAKNQQELLDRFKYEITEKLGTTAFHICTITEETPSPKFGSNYTQLLLHDAGDEKILLEIRHALQKEELLWLELLALYVSMFINNLQQIEDLVREIQHMKNTSDTPLPWLDKLLWNIIEKEKSILAQELHDTILQEQLHLARELDVLASSPTIQKETVLAIREQLINATKDLREYCENLSPPLLDTFGLQMALKKLIQKVKIRADFLLDAQIDRVHFQDVTLHLVVYRLVQELFNNAIKHAEATEVSLKLQAMPQGFILQYDDNGIGCDIDDLIQSSASMGINGIRERVRAFNGDITIQSSHKEGMHIFIQIQEDGDSYDEHTYYR, encoded by the coding sequence ATGAAAAAATGGACATATTTTATTTTTCTTACATATTTAATACTTGGCATTTATGTATTAGGCGTTACTATCAAAACACCCTTTATTAGCCTCACTCTCGATACGACAAACGGTCAACCAGTCATTATAGATAGCTACTATCCTCACTGGGCTGCGCAAAAAAATATTGAAAAAGGCGATATCGTTGTGGCCATTGATGGACAACCAGCCATGGAGAATCGCTTTGTTCAGTTATATGCCATCATTCGAAGTGCCAATACCTTAACGATTCAAAAGTCTGATGGGACCATTGAAAGCATTGCTGTGAAGCACAGTGATATGCCAGAAGAATTATATTTGCAAATTCTCTTTCCGATCTTTTATTTTCTTTTAGCTTTCAGCGTTGCACTTTATGTCTGGCGACGCAATCAAGATAACATCCCGACATTTTTATTGGTCTTATTTTTATTAACCTGCTCCATGGGCTATATAAGCACTGGCGCTTCGGCAAGAGGCAATCTGATTGGAATGATTACCATTGGCATTAGTATTGTGCTATGTTTAGTGCTCTTCATCCATTTTTTACAGCATTTTTTCCGTTACTTACAAATCAGATGGACCTATCCTCACAGCAAATGGCTTTATGTTCTACCGTTTATCATTCTTGGCTGTTCTCTTATTGAAAGCTACGTGCCAGCTTTACGTGAAATAATGCCTATCTTGAACTTAAGCTTATTTGCGGTTCTTGTGCTTTATGCTATTTATATTTTATTAACGAGTTATTTACGCACGAAATTGGCGAAAATTCGCTTGATTGCCATTGCTTTTATTGTACCATTTTTACCCTTTTTATTATTTTTCGTCACACCTGAAATTTTAGGGCATAGGCCATTACTACATGCCGAAATTGCTGCGTTATTTCTATTATTTATACCGTTCTCGTTTCTGTTCATTCAGGTAAACGAACGATTATTTGATATTGAATACCAATTATCACGTTTGCGCTATTATTCCACACTGGCCTTTTTCAGCGCTCTGTTATCGACTGCGGGGATTGCCCTGTTATTCTTAGGTCAATTATCCATCGTCCATGTCACAAGTATATTTTTACTAATTTTCATGGTGATCATTGCTAGCTTCTATATTAAAGAACGCATCGATTTTAAGTATAGAAAAATTATCTTTTCTTCTACTGGAAATTATGTACATAATCTATATGCAGCAGTGCAACGTATGGGCAAAGCCAAAAACCAACAAGAGTTATTGGATCGTTTTAAATATGAAATTACCGAGAAGCTAGGCACAACTGCCTTCCATATCTGTACGATAACAGAAGAAACCCCTTCTCCAAAGTTTGGTAGCAACTATACCCAATTGTTGTTGCACGATGCTGGGGATGAAAAAATTTTACTAGAAATACGACATGCCCTTCAAAAGGAAGAGCTTCTTTGGTTAGAATTGCTGGCACTGTATGTATCGATGTTTATTAATAATTTACAGCAAATTGAAGATTTAGTACGCGAAATTCAGCATATGAAAAACACCAGTGATACGCCGCTTCCTTGGCTCGATAAATTGCTATGGAATATTATTGAGAAGGAAAAGAGTATTTTAGCACAAGAATTACACGATACCATTTTGCAGGAGCAACTGCATTTAGCCAGAGAACTCGATGTTCTTGCTAGCTCTCCTACTATTCAAAAGGAGACCGTACTAGCTATTCGGGAACAGCTAATAAATGCAACAAAGGACTTACGGGAATATTGCGAGAACTTAAGTCCCCCACTCCTGGATACCTTTGGCTTACAAATGGCCTTAAAAAAACTGATTCAAAAGGTAAAAATACGTGCTGACTTTTTATTAGACGCTCAAATTGACCGGGTGCACTTCCAGGATGTCACGCTCCACCTTGTGGTTTATCGCCTCGTTCAGGAGCTTTTCAATAATGCAATCAAGCATGCCGAGGCAACCGAGGTTTCACTAAAATTACAGGCGATGCCTCAGGGCTTTATCCTTCAATATGATGATAATGGAATTGGCTGTGACATTGACGATTTAATTCAGTCCTCTGCTTCAATGGGCATTAATGGCATTCGTGAACGTGTCCGTGCTTTTAATGGTGACATCACCATCCAATCGAGCCACAAGGAAGGCATGCATATTTTTATACAAATACAAGAGGACGGTGATTCATATGATGAACATACTTATTATAGATGA
- a CDS encoding thymidylate synthase translates to MMHPEMAYLNLLQHILENGTKKEDRTGTGTYSVFGYQMRFDLSKGFPLLTTKRVPFKLVASELLWFIKGDTNIRYLLQHNNHIWDEWAFKKWVESDAYTGPDMTDFGRRCLVDESFNALYQKELASFCERVLTDDDFAQQYGDLGNVYGKQWRHWTTSDGQSLDQLQDVIDQIKHNPDSRRMIVNAWNPEDVINAGAKGSKAALPPCHVMFQFYVANGKLSCQLMQRSLDTLLGCPFNIASYALLTHLIAHECGLEVGEFIHSIGDAHIYANHVEQVKEQLSREPKDLPTLHINPTKTSIFDIELEDLSIEGYDPHPAIKAPIAV, encoded by the coding sequence ATGATGCATCCAGAAATGGCGTACTTAAATTTACTACAACATATATTAGAAAATGGCACGAAAAAAGAAGATCGGACAGGGACAGGTACATACAGTGTCTTTGGTTATCAAATGCGCTTTGATTTAAGCAAAGGTTTCCCACTTTTAACGACAAAGCGTGTCCCTTTTAAGCTGGTAGCGAGTGAATTATTGTGGTTCATTAAAGGGGATACGAATATCCGTTATTTATTGCAACATAATAATCATATATGGGATGAATGGGCATTTAAAAAATGGGTGGAATCAGATGCCTATACAGGACCTGATATGACCGATTTTGGCCGCCGCTGTTTAGTGGATGAGTCGTTTAATGCCTTGTATCAAAAAGAGCTGGCTTCATTTTGTGAGCGTGTCTTAACGGATGACGACTTTGCGCAGCAATACGGCGATCTCGGCAATGTCTATGGCAAGCAATGGCGTCATTGGACTACATCTGATGGCCAGAGCCTTGACCAGCTACAGGATGTTATTGATCAAATTAAGCATAATCCTGACTCACGACGTATGATTGTCAATGCGTGGAATCCTGAGGATGTTATCAATGCGGGGGCAAAGGGCAGTAAAGCGGCATTACCGCCATGTCATGTGATGTTCCAGTTCTATGTGGCGAATGGTAAATTAAGCTGTCAATTAATGCAACGAAGCTTAGATACATTATTAGGCTGTCCGTTCAATATTGCTTCTTACGCTTTATTAACGCATTTAATTGCACATGAGTGTGGACTAGAGGTTGGCGAATTTATTCACAGCATTGGGGATGCTCATATTTATGCGAACCATGTGGAGCAAGTGAAAGAACAGCTATCACGGGAGCCAAAGGACCTACCGACATTGCACATCAATCCAACTAAAACATCGATCTTTGATATAGAGCTTGAGGATTTATCCATTGAAGGATATGATCCGCATCCAGCTATTAAAGCACCGATTGCCGTATAA
- a CDS encoding Rrf2 family transcriptional regulator, with the protein MVNSRFSVAIHILSLIATTSDKSLLTSDYMAGSVNTNPVVVRRMIGVLKKAGLLSSHSGMAGYELLVEPKDLTLLAIYQAMNGPEQLFAIHDEPNPACAVGRKIQHTLEGVYTSVWQAMEEQLQAQTLQDVLDQLRT; encoded by the coding sequence ATGGTGAACAGTCGATTTTCGGTGGCGATCCATATTCTTTCTCTCATTGCTACAACATCTGATAAAAGCTTACTCACGTCCGACTATATGGCTGGGAGCGTGAATACTAATCCCGTTGTTGTAAGACGTATGATTGGCGTTCTAAAAAAGGCTGGCTTACTGTCATCACATTCGGGCATGGCTGGCTATGAGCTATTAGTCGAGCCAAAGGATTTAACACTTTTAGCTATTTATCAGGCGATGAATGGGCCAGAGCAGCTTTTTGCGATTCATGATGAGCCAAACCCAGCGTGTGCAGTAGGGCGGAAAATCCAACATACATTGGAAGGTGTCTATACATCTGTTTGGCAGGCAATGGAGGAGCAATTACAAGCACAGACGCTACAGGATGTGCTGGATCAACTTCGTACTTAG
- a CDS encoding NAD(P)-dependent oxidoreductase, translating into MKIAIIGATGKAGQKIVEEALQRGHDVTAIVRSAAKVTAAIPVLEKDVLDVTAEDVKGFDVVVNAFGAPAGQEQLHVKVGRHLISIFKGIATKLVVVGGAGSLFVDPEKKVRVMETPDFPAMYLATAQNQGQNLEDLQQSSITWTFISPSAFFDPEGPRTGHYTAGVDHLLVNDAGESYVSYADYAVAVVDELENPQHVNSRFTVTSNK; encoded by the coding sequence ATGAAAATTGCCATAATTGGTGCAACAGGGAAAGCGGGACAAAAAATAGTAGAGGAAGCGTTACAACGAGGTCATGACGTAACAGCTATCGTTCGTTCAGCAGCTAAAGTGACAGCCGCTATTCCAGTGCTTGAAAAAGATGTCTTGGATGTAACAGCAGAAGATGTGAAAGGCTTTGATGTCGTTGTGAATGCATTTGGTGCGCCAGCAGGACAAGAACAGTTACATGTAAAAGTGGGTCGTCATTTGATTTCGATTTTCAAAGGGATTGCTACAAAATTAGTTGTTGTAGGTGGTGCAGGTAGTTTATTTGTGGACCCAGAGAAAAAAGTACGTGTGATGGAAACACCAGATTTCCCAGCAATGTACTTAGCGACAGCGCAAAATCAAGGACAAAATCTAGAGGATTTACAACAATCCTCTATTACGTGGACATTTATCAGTCCATCAGCATTTTTTGATCCAGAAGGACCACGTACAGGTCACTACACAGCAGGTGTTGACCATTTATTAGTCAATGACGCGGGTGAAAGCTATGTCAGCTATGCTGATTATGCGGTTGCTGTCGTAGATGAATTAGAAAATCCACAGCATGTAAATAGCCGTTTTACAGTGACATCGAATAAATAA
- the aspA gene encoding aspartate ammonia-lyase, translating into MMSTQRIEKDFLGERVLPAEAYYGIQTLRATENFPITGYTIHSSLIKAMGIVKKAAALSNMEVHLLSKEIGEAIVEAAQEVIDGKWDAEFLVDPIQGGAGTSINMNANEVIANRALEILGKEKGDYHTVSPNSHVNMSQSTNDAFPTAIHIAVLNLIDELLVTMDYMQSVFHQKAEQFAHVIKMGRTHLQDAVPIRLGQEFEAYCRVINRDIVRIRQTRPNLYDVNMGATAVGTGLNAFPDYIKSVDEHLAEISGLPLKGATHLVDATQNTDAYTEVSGALKICMINMSKIANDLRLMASGPRAGLGEILLPARQPGSSIMPGKVNPVMPEVLNQVAFQVIGNDHTISLASEAGQLELNVMEPVLVFNLIQSISIMNNVFRAFTENCLKDIEANEERMKEYVEKSVGVLTAVNPHIGYEVAARLAREAILTGRSIRELCIEEGVLTNEQLDLILDPYEMTHPGIAGSSIMNLK; encoded by the coding sequence ATGATGTCAACACAACGTATAGAAAAAGATTTTTTAGGTGAGCGCGTATTACCAGCAGAGGCTTATTACGGAATTCAAACATTACGTGCAACGGAAAACTTCCCAATTACAGGCTACACAATTCACTCTTCACTTATTAAGGCGATGGGGATTGTGAAGAAAGCAGCGGCTTTAAGTAATATGGAAGTACACCTATTATCAAAAGAAATTGGTGAGGCAATTGTCGAAGCAGCACAAGAAGTAATTGATGGCAAATGGGATGCAGAATTTCTTGTAGACCCAATCCAAGGTGGAGCAGGTACATCCATCAATATGAATGCTAATGAAGTCATCGCCAACCGTGCCCTAGAAATTTTAGGGAAAGAAAAAGGTGACTATCACACAGTAAGCCCAAACAGTCATGTTAATATGTCCCAATCAACAAATGATGCGTTCCCAACAGCTATTCATATCGCTGTTTTAAATTTAATAGATGAATTATTAGTAACGATGGATTATATGCAATCGGTTTTCCATCAAAAAGCAGAGCAATTTGCACATGTCATTAAAATGGGTCGTACGCATTTACAGGATGCCGTGCCAATTCGCTTAGGACAAGAGTTTGAAGCTTATTGCCGCGTGATTAACCGTGATATCGTACGCATTCGTCAAACACGTCCAAATTTATATGACGTGAACATGGGTGCAACGGCTGTTGGAACAGGTTTAAATGCCTTCCCAGATTACATTAAATCCGTTGATGAGCATCTTGCTGAAATTTCTGGTTTACCATTAAAAGGTGCGACACATTTAGTGGATGCAACACAAAATACAGATGCTTATACAGAAGTATCAGGCGCTTTAAAAATCTGTATGATTAATATGTCTAAAATCGCTAATGACTTACGTTTAATGGCTTCAGGTCCTCGTGCAGGCTTAGGAGAAATCCTTTTACCAGCTCGTCAACCAGGATCTTCGATTATGCCAGGTAAAGTCAACCCAGTTATGCCAGAGGTACTGAACCAAGTTGCCTTCCAAGTGATTGGTAATGACCATACGATTTCACTAGCATCTGAAGCTGGACAATTAGAATTAAACGTAATGGAGCCTGTTTTAGTGTTTAACTTAATTCAGTCCATTAGCATTATGAATAATGTTTTCCGTGCGTTTACGGAAAATTGCTTAAAAGACATCGAAGCAAATGAAGAACGCATGAAAGAATATGTAGAGAAAAGTGTAGGGGTACTAACGGCTGTCAACCCACATATTGGCTATGAAGTAGCAGCACGTCTTGCGCGTGAAGCAATTCTAACAGGTCGTTCTATTCGTGAGCTTTGCATTGAAGAAGGTGTCTTAACAAACGAACAATTAGACTTAATATTAGATCCATATGAAATGACACACCCAGGTATTGCTGGCTCTAGTATCATGAATTTAAAATAA
- a CDS encoding methyl-accepting chemotaxis protein translates to MSLRKKSLLGFAVLNVLMIIILFIDLANVTTLEWLSTVLTIVGIAITLAYTVYVHYKVIQPIKQLTEAAQGITAGQLDTVVIEVRDKSEISQLAQSFLEMQEQLRTMTQKIAHSSTDLSASIEELSASTNEITVAVEEVDQQMEKTSEGLKQAAQSANDSANAMQETVDGIGRITEATQDVFDHAKDANEIAGNGANILHVAKEQMKFISSSTEKTSGLMQQLSNKMTDIKSMTEMITAITDQTNLLALNAAIEAARAGEHGKGFAVVAEEVRQLAEQSKHSAAQIVDLVVGIETDTKQVASSVEEDLKNVQQGVYVIDEATKSFGTISQHVSQMTSQLEDISTTAEQLSSSANEVASSVTTIANGMGKLSHYTEAVLHSMDEQTASMQAVNHVTQDLSVQADNLQKLTNQFQV, encoded by the coding sequence ATGAGTTTACGAAAAAAGAGTTTACTTGGCTTTGCAGTTTTAAATGTCTTAATGATTATTATTCTCTTTATTGATTTAGCCAATGTAACGACATTAGAATGGCTTTCGACTGTATTAACCATCGTAGGAATAGCCATTACATTAGCTTACACCGTATATGTTCATTACAAAGTGATACAGCCTATCAAACAATTAACAGAGGCTGCACAGGGTATTACGGCAGGCCAATTAGATACAGTTGTCATCGAGGTTCGTGACAAGAGTGAGATTTCTCAGCTAGCGCAATCCTTTTTAGAGATGCAGGAACAATTACGCACAATGACACAAAAAATTGCGCACAGCTCTACAGATTTATCAGCAAGCATCGAAGAATTATCCGCAAGTACGAATGAAATTACGGTAGCTGTGGAAGAAGTCGATCAACAAATGGAGAAAACGTCAGAGGGCTTGAAGCAAGCGGCACAATCTGCCAATGATAGTGCTAATGCTATGCAAGAAACTGTCGATGGAATCGGACGAATTACGGAAGCCACTCAGGATGTGTTTGATCATGCAAAAGATGCCAATGAGATTGCAGGAAATGGAGCGAATATTTTACATGTGGCGAAGGAACAAATGAAATTTATTTCTTCTTCAACCGAAAAAACGAGCGGACTCATGCAGCAATTATCCAATAAAATGACAGATATTAAATCGATGACTGAGATGATTACAGCTATTACGGACCAAACGAATTTATTGGCATTGAATGCCGCCATTGAAGCAGCTCGAGCTGGAGAACATGGGAAAGGCTTCGCAGTTGTGGCAGAGGAAGTGCGTCAATTAGCAGAGCAATCCAAGCATTCTGCTGCACAAATCGTGGACTTAGTAGTGGGCATTGAAACTGACACGAAACAGGTAGCATCCTCAGTGGAGGAGGATTTAAAAAATGTTCAGCAGGGTGTCTATGTCATTGATGAGGCAACAAAATCCTTTGGCACGATTTCACAGCATGTTAGTCAAATGACGAGCCAGCTTGAGGATATTTCAACAACAGCTGAACAGCTTTCTAGCAGTGCCAATGAAGTAGCTTCCTCTGTGACAACGATTGCTAATGGTATGGGTAAGCTATCGCATTATACAGAGGCTGTTTTACATTCAATGGATGAGCAAACAGCCTCAATGCAAGCTGTCAATCATGTGACACAGGATTTAAGCGTACAAGCTGATAATTTACAAAAGCTAACAAATCAATTTCAGGTTTAA
- a CDS encoding PH domain-containing protein, which yields MGLFDGLIGNASEVNLEKLQEEVRDLLIPNETIKNAYKIIRDTFIFTNKRLILIDKQGVTGKKTEYHSIPYKNIVHFSVETAGTFDLDAELKIWVSGSSLPIQKNFNKATNIYKVQSVLAQYVLGT from the coding sequence ATGGGCTTATTTGATGGATTAATCGGCAATGCGAGCGAGGTGAATTTAGAAAAATTACAGGAGGAGGTCCGTGATTTATTGATTCCAAACGAAACAATCAAAAATGCCTATAAAATTATAAGAGACACGTTTATTTTTACGAATAAACGATTAATCCTTATCGATAAGCAAGGGGTGACTGGCAAGAAAACCGAATATCATTCCATCCCCTATAAAAATATCGTTCATTTTTCAGTAGAAACAGCCGGGACATTTGATTTAGATGCAGAGCTCAAAATATGGGTGTCAGGCAGTTCGTTACCGATTCAAAAAAACTTCAACAAGGCGACGAATATTTACAAAGTGCAAAGTGTTTTAGCGCAGTATGTTTTGGGGACGTAA
- a CDS encoding 8-oxo-dGTP diphosphatase — translation MSNSINYKIWTVCMIQSEEKVLLLDRQHDNFKGFIPPGGKVEFPESIVESAIREVKEETGLEVRNLIYKGLYEYVNPVAKDRYMIFNYITKDFEGELLKDAPEGKAVWVDIESAYKLPMQPSIRRRFPLFFQDGTFEIQVEWNHEENKEGKVTIRHT, via the coding sequence ATGAGTAATTCTATTAATTATAAAATATGGACGGTGTGTATGATTCAAAGTGAAGAGAAGGTTTTACTTCTGGATAGACAGCACGACAATTTCAAAGGTTTTATTCCACCGGGTGGTAAAGTTGAATTTCCTGAAAGTATTGTAGAAAGTGCTATCAGAGAAGTAAAAGAAGAAACGGGGTTAGAAGTTAGAAACCTTATTTATAAAGGGCTTTATGAATATGTTAATCCAGTCGCAAAAGATAGATATATGATATTTAATTACATAACAAAGGATTTCGAGGGTGAACTCTTGAAAGATGCTCCAGAGGGGAAAGCGGTTTGGGTAGATATAGAGAGCGCATATAAACTTCCTATGCAGCCATCGATACGGAGAAGATTTCCTTTATTTTTTCAAGATGGAACATTTGAGATTCAAGTTGAATGGAACCACGAAGAAAATAAAGAAGGGAAAGTTACTATACGTCACACCTAA
- a CDS encoding GNAT family N-acetyltransferase: MLPKLSDLYVKEDYRGNGIGSDLMRYRENIAKSLGHSEIFVSVGPIENPNMIKLISKHGYEPISYL, from the coding sequence TTGCTTCCTAAATTAAGTGACCTATATGTAAAAGAGGATTATCGTGGTAATGGTATAGGTTCAGACTTAATGAGGTATAGAGAAAATATTGCAAAGAGTTTAGGACATTCTGAAATATTTGTGAGTGTTGGCCCGATAGAAAATCCCAACATGATAAAGTTAATTAGCAAACACGGTTACGAACCTATCTCTTACCTATAA